A genomic stretch from bacterium includes:
- a CDS encoding ABC transporter substrate-binding protein — protein MRRKLLNGTSHCLMLFMAVLLVLGVGTQAPTPPPVLAQASKYKEAPMLAALVKAGKLPPVAQRLPEDPLVVDTIEGIGQYGGVWRRGFLGPSDFNNVHRIVYDALVRYSPDGTKVEPKYASSVTPSKDFTAWTVRLRKGAKWSDGSPFTADDIMFWYNDVLLNKDLTPAPPVWMKNHDGSPVAVQRVDDITVRWTYKEPSTTFMMELANKDSGDRQYACFLPAHYLKQFHAKYAEKAKLDQMVAAAKFKTWVELFAAKAHPPENPDRPVMAAWVAKTRVSEQLFVLRRNPYYVGVDKAGNQLPYIDTVQFKFFADPQSLNLAAIAGQLDEQERHIILGNYPVLKEHEKDGKYRVILWQGFGGADADVTFNETYTKDPDLGRLLQNRDFRIAMSYAINRNQIKESAFLGLGEPRQPVAAPWSPYYPGNAYAQKYTEYRPDEANRILDRIGLDKKDGEGFRLFPGSNRRVTVELSVVPVFGPWPDVAQLIAKDWERVGIKAIVQIRERSLHFQMRQSNDLQAEIWNQDTAGFPFTGTPKYDPRTILYGTITIGPLWKQWYDTGGKEGVEPPAAAKRLVELIDRAKTADPKEQARDAQEIFKVWVDNMFEIGTVGLTPMDQGVAVVNVHMHNVPTKLGKDWPLRTPGNARTEQFYYK, from the coding sequence CGCCCATGCTCGCGGCGCTCGTGAAGGCCGGCAAGTTGCCGCCGGTGGCCCAGCGCCTGCCGGAAGACCCGCTCGTCGTCGACACCATCGAGGGCATCGGGCAGTACGGTGGCGTTTGGCGCCGAGGCTTCTTGGGTCCCAGCGACTTCAACAACGTCCACCGCATCGTGTACGATGCGCTCGTGCGCTACTCCCCGGACGGGACCAAGGTCGAGCCGAAGTACGCTTCCAGCGTGACGCCGTCCAAGGACTTCACGGCATGGACGGTGAGGCTGCGCAAGGGCGCCAAGTGGTCGGACGGCAGCCCGTTCACGGCAGACGACATCATGTTCTGGTATAACGACGTGCTCCTGAACAAGGACCTCACCCCGGCGCCGCCCGTGTGGATGAAGAACCACGATGGCTCACCTGTCGCGGTCCAGCGCGTAGACGACATCACGGTTCGCTGGACGTACAAGGAGCCGAGCACCACCTTCATGATGGAGCTCGCCAACAAGGACAGCGGCGACCGCCAGTACGCGTGCTTCCTGCCGGCTCACTACCTCAAGCAGTTCCACGCCAAGTACGCTGAGAAGGCAAAGCTGGATCAGATGGTCGCTGCGGCCAAGTTCAAGACGTGGGTGGAGCTCTTTGCGGCCAAGGCGCATCCACCCGAAAATCCGGATCGCCCGGTGATGGCGGCCTGGGTGGCGAAGACCCGCGTGAGCGAGCAGCTCTTCGTGCTGCGCCGCAACCCCTACTACGTTGGGGTGGACAAGGCGGGGAATCAACTGCCGTATATCGACACGGTCCAGTTCAAATTTTTTGCCGACCCCCAATCCCTCAACCTCGCCGCGATCGCCGGCCAGCTCGACGAGCAGGAGCGGCATATCATCCTCGGCAACTACCCGGTGCTGAAGGAGCACGAGAAGGACGGCAAGTATCGCGTCATCCTCTGGCAGGGCTTCGGCGGCGCCGACGCCGACGTCACGTTCAATGAGACGTACACGAAGGATCCCGACCTCGGCCGGTTGCTCCAGAACCGGGACTTTCGCATCGCCATGTCGTATGCGATCAACCGGAACCAGATCAAGGAGTCGGCGTTCCTCGGCCTGGGAGAGCCCCGCCAGCCGGTCGCCGCGCCGTGGTCGCCGTATTACCCTGGCAATGCCTACGCTCAGAAGTACACAGAGTACCGGCCGGACGAGGCCAACCGGATCCTCGATCGGATAGGATTGGACAAAAAGGACGGTGAGGGCTTCCGCCTCTTCCCGGGCAGTAACCGCCGCGTCACCGTCGAGCTTTCCGTCGTGCCCGTCTTCGGTCCCTGGCCGGATGTCGCACAGCTGATCGCCAAGGACTGGGAGCGGGTCGGGATCAAAGCCATTGTGCAGATCCGCGAGCGGTCGCTGCATTTCCAGATGCGGCAGTCGAACGACCTGCAGGCGGAGATCTGGAACCAGGACACCGCCGGATTCCCGTTTACGGGGACTCCGAAGTACGATCCCCGCACGATCCTCTACGGGACCATCACCATTGGGCCGCTGTGGAAGCAGTGGTACGATACCGGCGGGAAGGAAGGGGTGGAGCCGCCGGCGGCGGCCAAGCGCCTCGTCGAACTGATTGACCGCGCCAAGACGGCCGATCCCAAAGAACAGGCCAGGGACGCACAGGAGATCTTCAAGGTCTGGGTGGACAACATGTTCGAGATTGGGACGGTCGGTCTCACTCCGATGGACCAGGGGGTCGCCGTGGTCAACGTTCACATGCACAACGTCCCGACCAAGTTGGGCAAGGACTGGCCGCTGCGCACGCCGGGGAACGCGCGCACGGAGCAGTTCTACTACAAGTAG